One Rubritalea squalenifaciens DSM 18772 genomic region harbors:
- a CDS encoding apolipoprotein N-acyltransferase: MNLTLRLILVVASALLASTVFAPLSWWFLAVVAWIPLFVGIHGTSAKVGGRLCLLHGVIYFGITMAWITKVFVGMSWAIVPLAFIMAFFSMFFGAGYAALSTRYQKGWLVALGGACWWLAVEMVRAEIFVLKFPWMTPGVGLGPGWISPVFGVYGISFFIVLGGMLVAQQGKARIAGGVLLLAMLLSTILRPSPYKVGEDGLRVVAVQAEGVYGDNLIQMADPLAGEADIVLYPEYGFTMDVRQTKHLYDSFAEFSRKHDALMVFGTVTKLDQESFYNTALTMDGDQVLGEHYKNHTVHFFNDGIAGTEAKPVETRKGTFGTPICFDCDYEDTVRQMTGKGAEYFIVPSLDAKHWGLQEHEQHAELFRHRAAENGRWMMVASGSGMTQLIDPYGNRVLSLPLMEEGILSGMLEKRKGLTFFTRAGWLFPWIVLVVGSAWMLWLMGSYYGQKKAQKIGS, translated from the coding sequence ATGAATCTAACTTTGCGTCTTATCCTGGTAGTTGCCAGTGCCTTGCTGGCAAGTACGGTCTTTGCTCCGCTAAGTTGGTGGTTTCTAGCTGTAGTGGCTTGGATTCCTCTGTTTGTAGGTATTCACGGGACGTCCGCCAAGGTGGGGGGACGCCTTTGTTTACTGCATGGTGTGATCTATTTCGGCATTACGATGGCCTGGATCACAAAGGTGTTTGTGGGGATGTCCTGGGCGATTGTCCCCTTGGCCTTCATCATGGCTTTCTTCTCGATGTTTTTTGGGGCTGGCTATGCTGCGCTTTCTACGCGCTATCAGAAAGGTTGGCTCGTCGCACTGGGTGGTGCGTGCTGGTGGTTGGCCGTGGAGATGGTGCGTGCAGAGATTTTCGTCCTGAAATTCCCCTGGATGACACCTGGTGTCGGTTTGGGGCCTGGTTGGATTTCTCCCGTGTTCGGCGTGTACGGGATCAGTTTTTTTATCGTACTTGGGGGGATGTTAGTGGCGCAGCAAGGAAAGGCGCGTATCGCGGGAGGCGTCCTGCTGTTGGCAATGCTCTTGTCTACTATCTTGCGCCCAAGCCCCTATAAGGTGGGTGAGGATGGCCTGCGGGTAGTTGCCGTGCAGGCGGAGGGTGTCTATGGGGATAATCTGATCCAGATGGCTGATCCCTTGGCTGGAGAAGCGGATATCGTGCTTTACCCGGAGTATGGGTTTACCATGGACGTGCGTCAGACCAAGCATCTCTATGATTCTTTTGCCGAGTTTAGCAGGAAACATGATGCGCTGATGGTCTTCGGTACCGTGACCAAGCTGGATCAAGAGAGCTTTTATAATACTGCCCTGACGATGGACGGGGACCAGGTGCTGGGTGAGCATTACAAGAACCACACGGTGCACTTCTTTAATGACGGTATTGCAGGTACTGAGGCCAAGCCGGTGGAAACCCGTAAGGGGACCTTTGGTACGCCGATCTGTTTTGACTGTGACTATGAGGATACGGTGCGGCAGATGACGGGTAAGGGCGCGGAGTACTTTATTGTACCCAGTCTGGACGCCAAGCACTGGGGGCTGCAGGAGCACGAGCAGCATGCTGAGCTGTTCAGACATCGGGCGGCTGAAAATGGCCGCTGGATGATGGTGGCATCGGGTTCAGGAATGACCCAGTTGATCGACCCCTACGGGAACCGGGTGCTCAGCCTTCCTTTGATGGAAGAAGGGATCTTGTCCGGGATGTTAGAAAAACGCAAAGGGCTGACCTTCTTTACGCGAGCTGGATGGTTGTTTCCATGGATTGTTCTGGTGGTCGGGAGTGCTTGGATGCTCTGGTTGATGGGCAGTTACTATGGGCAAAAAAAGGCCCAAAAGATCGGCTCTTGA
- a CDS encoding ornithine cyclodeaminase family protein, translating into MNVKLIDQKLVAECLKMPRAIELMKSAYADLTEGNVDSPLRTALVNEGGTVLYKPAYGEGAGIFCVKVVSVFADNVNKGLPVTPGIIVVNSAETGMPLAILEAGYLTALRTGAATGIATKVMAPEDSKVGALFGTGGQSRHQLEAMLCARSFERIYVFSRQEANAIRFCQDNRDIAGDCELIANPDRKVLKECDVITTSTTSPTAVFSDEEISDRVHINAIGSLGAQRTEISAETLLRSDVVVDQRAACLAEAGEICLMRDAGLIDDDYCPVEIGELILGKQCLGERNKPTVFKSVGNAAQDLVCSAEIYRYALDQGLGVDAVL; encoded by the coding sequence ATGAATGTGAAGCTTATTGATCAGAAGCTGGTGGCTGAATGCCTGAAGATGCCTCGTGCCATCGAACTGATGAAAAGTGCTTATGCCGACCTGACTGAAGGCAATGTGGACAGCCCCTTGCGTACGGCTTTGGTGAATGAGGGGGGAACAGTTTTGTACAAACCGGCCTATGGGGAAGGTGCTGGTATCTTCTGTGTGAAGGTGGTTTCAGTTTTTGCTGATAACGTGAATAAGGGCTTGCCGGTGACTCCAGGGATCATTGTCGTGAACAGCGCGGAGACTGGAATGCCGCTGGCGATTCTGGAAGCTGGCTACCTAACAGCTTTGAGGACTGGAGCTGCCACAGGGATTGCGACCAAGGTGATGGCTCCAGAGGATAGCAAGGTTGGGGCTCTGTTTGGTACGGGCGGTCAGTCACGCCATCAGTTGGAAGCCATGCTGTGTGCAAGAAGCTTTGAGCGAATCTATGTCTTCTCGAGGCAGGAAGCGAACGCGATTCGTTTCTGTCAGGATAACAGGGATATAGCTGGTGACTGCGAACTGATTGCCAATCCTGATAGAAAAGTGCTGAAGGAATGCGATGTGATCACCACCTCGACCACGAGCCCTACAGCTGTTTTCTCTGATGAAGAAATTTCGGATCGTGTTCACATCAATGCGATTGGATCTTTAGGGGCTCAGCGTACTGAGATCTCAGCGGAAACTTTGCTACGTAGTGACGTGGTTGTGGATCAACGCGCTGCCTGTCTGGCAGAAGCCGGGGAAATTTGTTTGATGCGTGATGCCGGTTTGATTGATGATGACTACTGCCCGGTAGAGATCGGCGAGTTGATCCTAGGCAAGCAGTGTCTCGGAGAAAGAAATAAACCTACGGTCTTCAAGTCAGTGGGGAACGCTGCTCAAGACCTGGTTTGTTCTGCTGAAATCTACCGCTATGCCCTGGATCAAGGGCTCGGTGTGGATGCCGTGCTCTAA
- a CDS encoding rhodanese-related sulfurtransferase, whose protein sequence is MNEAPYQVLLYYFYTTIENPEAYRDEHRALCERLELKGRIIVGNEGINGTVSGTVENCAEYMKALETDPLTAGIEFKIDPEEGHVFPKLSIKARTEIVTLGLGEEDFSPNEVTGNYLEPSEWREAMLDPNAVLLDVRNAYEAELGKFKNAIVPPVEAFRDTPQWVRENRHLFEGKKILTYCTGGIRCEKFSGFMVKEGFGDVNQLHGGIVKYGKDPATKGEDFEGQLYVFDQRIAVPVNSKNPSVIAHCIHCDEPCERYVNCANKDCNAQHFCCESCEEKSERYCCGECKEHMTARLEREAAAQAAQ, encoded by the coding sequence ATGAATGAGGCACCTTACCAGGTTCTATTGTACTATTTCTACACCACTATCGAGAATCCAGAGGCTTATCGAGACGAGCACCGTGCTCTCTGTGAGCGACTGGAGCTGAAAGGCCGTATCATCGTTGGTAATGAAGGGATCAATGGAACCGTGTCCGGTACGGTAGAGAACTGTGCCGAGTACATGAAGGCGCTTGAGACTGACCCGCTGACCGCTGGAATCGAGTTCAAGATCGATCCGGAGGAGGGCCATGTCTTTCCAAAGCTTTCCATCAAGGCCCGTACGGAGATCGTGACTCTCGGTCTCGGGGAAGAGGATTTTTCACCAAATGAGGTGACTGGAAATTACCTGGAGCCTTCCGAGTGGCGCGAAGCGATGCTGGACCCGAATGCGGTACTTCTGGACGTGCGCAATGCCTACGAGGCAGAGCTAGGCAAGTTCAAGAATGCCATCGTTCCTCCAGTGGAGGCTTTCCGTGATACGCCACAGTGGGTGAGAGAGAATCGCCACCTCTTTGAGGGCAAGAAGATCCTGACCTACTGTACTGGCGGGATTCGCTGTGAGAAATTCAGCGGCTTCATGGTGAAGGAAGGTTTTGGGGATGTGAACCAGCTGCACGGCGGAATCGTGAAGTACGGCAAGGATCCGGCAACTAAGGGTGAGGATTTCGAGGGCCAGCTTTATGTGTTTGATCAGCGCATCGCTGTGCCGGTGAACAGCAAGAACCCATCCGTGATCGCGCATTGTATTCATTGTGATGAGCCATGTGAACGCTACGTAAACTGCGCCAACAAAGACTGCAACGCTCAGCATTTCTGCTGTGAAAGCTGTGAGGAGAAATCTGAGCGCTACTGCTGCGGTGAGTGCAAGGAGCACATGACCGCTCGCCTAGAGCGTGAGGCTGCTGCCCAGGCCGCCCAGTAA
- a CDS encoding iron-containing alcohol dehydrogenase — protein MSSEYSNLAGNWNYPNAIKAGAGTIADLPEHCKALGMKAPLLITDPGLAALPMVKDCVESCRAAGLNCGLFSEMKLNPNGENVEAGVKAYRQGGHDGVIAFGGGSGLDVAKAVALMVGQDRPIWDFEDVGDNWTRVDTRNVAPVVAVPTTAGTGSEVGRASIITDEEEHVKKIIFHPCMLPAIVILDPELSVGLPAHVTAATGMDALSHNLEALCSPFYHPMAEGIAVEGIRLVKEYLPRAVANGADLEARMQMLVASSMGATAFQKGLGAMHALAHPLGALYDAHHGLLNAILMPYVLKVNREAIEERLTRVARYLGLENPSFDSFLQWVLDIRAELDIPHDLSGIGIKDKDLELIGIMASQDPSAGGNPIALTPAEYTKLCSDALNGNL, from the coding sequence ATGTCATCTGAATACTCCAATCTCGCAGGAAACTGGAACTATCCTAATGCCATCAAAGCAGGCGCGGGAACCATCGCGGATTTACCGGAGCACTGTAAAGCTCTGGGCATGAAAGCTCCTCTACTGATCACTGATCCGGGGCTTGCTGCCTTGCCTATGGTCAAGGACTGCGTGGAAAGTTGCCGTGCAGCAGGACTGAACTGCGGTCTGTTTAGTGAGATGAAGCTCAACCCTAACGGTGAGAATGTCGAAGCCGGCGTGAAGGCTTATCGCCAAGGCGGGCACGATGGTGTCATCGCTTTTGGTGGTGGCTCTGGGCTAGATGTAGCTAAGGCAGTAGCTCTCATGGTGGGGCAGGATCGCCCAATCTGGGACTTCGAGGACGTGGGTGACAACTGGACGCGAGTGGATACCCGTAATGTGGCTCCAGTTGTTGCTGTTCCCACTACCGCCGGCACAGGCTCAGAGGTGGGGCGTGCATCGATCATCACTGATGAAGAAGAGCATGTTAAGAAAATCATTTTCCATCCATGCATGCTCCCGGCGATTGTGATTCTGGATCCTGAGCTAAGCGTGGGCCTTCCAGCGCATGTCACGGCTGCTACGGGTATGGATGCACTTTCCCATAATCTGGAGGCCCTCTGTTCACCGTTCTACCATCCTATGGCGGAAGGTATCGCCGTTGAGGGAATCCGTCTGGTGAAGGAATACCTGCCCAGAGCAGTGGCGAACGGTGCTGATCTAGAAGCACGTATGCAGATGTTAGTTGCTTCCTCCATGGGGGCGACAGCTTTCCAGAAGGGGCTTGGTGCTATGCATGCCCTCGCTCACCCTCTTGGTGCACTGTATGATGCGCACCATGGATTGCTGAACGCGATTCTCATGCCCTATGTTCTTAAAGTGAACCGTGAGGCGATCGAAGAGCGGCTTACCCGGGTGGCACGTTATTTAGGTCTGGAAAACCCGAGTTTTGATTCCTTTCTGCAGTGGGTGCTGGATATTCGCGCAGAGCTGGATATTCCCCATGACCTCTCAGGTATTGGCATCAAGGATAAGGATTTGGAGCTGATCGGAATAATGGCCTCGCAAGACCCCAGCGCTGGTGGTAATCCCATTGCACTGACGCCTGCTGAGTACACCAAACTCTGTAGTGACGCGCTCAATGGAAACTTGTAA
- a CDS encoding SDR family NAD(P)-dependent oxidoreductase gives MAESSEINLSGKKALVTGASGGIGKHIAIALAKRGAQVVVHYGGNAEAAEEVQQEIEKQGGEAICVQADLTQADQIEKLYDDAEDAVGTLDIVINNAGVPGGSLLTDLDLETVDNLINVNFRAVALSLQQAGKRLNDGGAIVNISSMLGTRPLPGTSVYSATKAAVDVLSKMAAREFGERQISVNSLSPGATLPGMFGRGTAEKQQAFADATPLKRLGKAEDIAEMAVFLVSEPGRWINGSVVTADGGYSV, from the coding sequence ATGGCTGAATCTAGTGAGATTAATCTATCAGGAAAGAAAGCATTGGTAACGGGAGCATCCGGAGGAATCGGCAAGCATATTGCAATCGCGTTAGCAAAACGTGGAGCCCAGGTCGTGGTGCACTATGGTGGTAATGCTGAGGCTGCAGAGGAAGTTCAGCAGGAGATTGAAAAGCAAGGTGGAGAGGCGATCTGTGTGCAGGCGGATCTCACCCAGGCGGATCAGATTGAGAAGCTCTATGATGATGCGGAGGACGCGGTCGGGACCTTGGACATCGTGATCAATAATGCCGGTGTCCCGGGTGGCTCCTTACTGACTGACTTAGATCTAGAGACGGTAGATAATCTGATCAATGTGAATTTCAGAGCCGTGGCCTTGTCACTTCAGCAAGCTGGCAAGCGGCTTAATGACGGAGGGGCCATCGTGAATATTTCATCGATGCTTGGGACTCGCCCTCTGCCTGGGACTTCCGTCTACTCCGCCACCAAGGCAGCTGTGGATGTGCTCTCCAAAATGGCAGCCAGGGAATTTGGCGAGCGCCAGATCTCCGTGAATAGCCTCAGTCCCGGAGCGACGCTGCCGGGGATGTTTGGCAGAGGCACTGCTGAAAAGCAGCAGGCCTTTGCGGATGCTACTCCACTCAAGCGACTGGGTAAGGCTGAGGATATCGCCGAGATGGCAGTCTTCCTCGTTTCTGAACCTGGCCGCTGGATCAATGGCTCCGTGGTGACGGCAGATGGGGGTTATTCCGTGTAG
- a CDS encoding signal peptidase II, translating to MPRLLSLVFKISLPLIILDQITKWYIVLNYAQPFVVHNGVKYPKPANMLDQTVVIEGFFNIIRVHNQGVAFGFGNGSSWAPIVFLIVPFVALTVVSVLWKKGVFVGMAKWSAPLLIAGVVGNLIDRLTQGFFLKGYEGEGFWTRLSEGYVVDFLDFTIPFINYRWPSFNVADSCICIAASLLFLSAFFQPDELASQSKTSDDANPADA from the coding sequence ATGCCTCGTTTGCTATCACTGGTATTCAAGATTTCCCTGCCACTGATCATTCTCGATCAGATTACAAAGTGGTATATCGTGCTGAACTACGCCCAACCCTTTGTGGTGCATAACGGGGTGAAGTATCCCAAGCCAGCAAACATGCTGGACCAGACTGTGGTCATCGAGGGCTTTTTCAATATTATCAGGGTGCATAACCAAGGTGTCGCCTTCGGCTTTGGCAATGGTTCCAGCTGGGCGCCGATCGTTTTCCTGATCGTGCCTTTTGTCGCACTCACGGTGGTGAGCGTGCTCTGGAAAAAGGGAGTCTTTGTAGGGATGGCCAAGTGGTCGGCTCCGCTGCTGATCGCAGGTGTGGTTGGCAACCTGATCGACCGCCTTACCCAGGGGTTTTTCCTCAAAGGCTATGAAGGAGAGGGTTTCTGGACCAGACTCAGTGAAGGCTACGTGGTCGATTTCCTAGATTTCACCATCCCCTTCATCAACTACCGCTGGCCTTCCTTCAATGTGGCCGACAGCTGCATTTGTATCGCGGCGAGCTTGCTCTTCCTGAGTGCCTTCTTCCAGCCTGACGAGCTGGCTTCCCAATCTAAGACCAGTGATGATGCAAACCCAGCCGATGCCTGA
- a CDS encoding glutamine amidotransferase-related protein, which produces MITLGLLQCDDIADPLQPEHGNYPAMFAELFKKVDPDIRLRIYDVRQGEYPQDLSECCGYLSTGSQHGMGDGLAWVDKLLEFIRELNRAGTPYFGICFGHQALACALGGAVELSTKGWGVGVSFNNVIARKEWMSPVSDQLDIIVSHQDQITRLPEGAEVLAESLFCPYYMIQVGKHMASVQGHPEFTPAYSRALMDRRRDRIPPNRIREAEASLSAHVDSLVLAQWIVNFLTK; this is translated from the coding sequence ATGATCACTCTCGGCCTTCTCCAGTGCGACGACATCGCGGATCCCTTGCAGCCTGAGCACGGGAACTATCCCGCGATGTTTGCTGAGCTGTTCAAGAAAGTCGATCCGGACATCAGACTGCGGATCTACGATGTCCGCCAAGGTGAGTATCCGCAGGATCTCTCCGAATGCTGCGGCTACCTATCCACTGGCAGTCAGCACGGTATGGGTGACGGGCTGGCGTGGGTAGACAAGTTACTGGAATTTATCCGCGAACTGAATCGTGCGGGGACACCTTACTTTGGCATTTGTTTCGGTCACCAGGCGCTCGCTTGCGCCTTGGGTGGAGCAGTAGAGCTATCCACCAAAGGGTGGGGGGTAGGCGTGAGCTTTAATAACGTCATTGCCAGGAAAGAGTGGATGTCCCCCGTATCCGATCAGCTTGATATCATCGTCAGTCACCAAGATCAGATTACCCGTCTTCCCGAGGGGGCTGAGGTGCTTGCAGAGAGCCTTTTCTGTCCTTATTACATGATTCAAGTCGGCAAACACATGGCTAGTGTGCAGGGGCACCCTGAGTTTACCCCGGCTTATTCCCGAGCCCTGATGGATAGACGCAGAGACAGGATACCACCGAACCGGATACGTGAGGCTGAAGCCTCCCTGTCAGCTCATGTAGATAGCCTGGTTCTCGCGCAGTGGATTGTTAATTTTCTAACAAAGTGA
- a CDS encoding M23 family metallopeptidase: MRYLTKVLLLLALIVPLKAEQPLGLKLPTANDKIFSANPEQFYMYTTRNFEGVSSKPWTAGQYGYVRNLKRTDEGVIATRFHEGIDIRPVKRDKAGRPLDLVNAIADGKVVHTSKVSGHSNYGKYIVVEHDWGSGPFYSLYAHLNDITCKVGQKVHSGMPIGKMGYTGAGINRERAHLHLELNVMTHTEYPKWHAQYFKSKNYHDKFNGLNMNGLNIAELYIRHQRNPNLSLISFIQKVPVYFKVTVPRRGALDIAKRYPWIRIGNHHGISAAWEISFSSSGFPLAVTPSNRAVIRPTVTYVKPTKSSHSYHTKGILTGTGSQASLTSVGERVIALISGSFIE, translated from the coding sequence ATGCGCTACCTCACCAAAGTATTACTCCTTTTAGCCCTGATCGTCCCATTGAAAGCAGAACAGCCACTTGGTCTGAAGCTCCCGACGGCCAACGACAAGATCTTCAGCGCTAACCCTGAACAGTTCTACATGTATACCACGCGGAACTTCGAAGGGGTCTCCTCCAAACCTTGGACGGCAGGCCAGTACGGCTACGTAAGAAACCTGAAGCGCACGGACGAAGGCGTGATCGCCACCCGCTTCCATGAAGGCATCGATATCCGTCCGGTCAAACGAGACAAGGCCGGCCGCCCACTCGATCTGGTGAATGCCATCGCCGATGGCAAGGTCGTCCACACCAGCAAGGTTTCAGGACATTCCAACTACGGCAAATACATCGTGGTCGAGCATGACTGGGGCTCAGGCCCATTCTACAGCCTCTACGCCCACCTCAATGACATCACCTGCAAGGTAGGTCAGAAAGTACACTCCGGCATGCCTATCGGCAAAATGGGTTACACAGGAGCCGGCATCAACCGCGAACGCGCCCACCTGCATCTGGAACTCAACGTGATGACCCATACTGAGTACCCCAAGTGGCACGCCCAGTACTTCAAGTCCAAGAACTACCACGACAAATTCAACGGACTGAATATGAACGGGCTGAACATCGCCGAGCTCTACATCCGCCACCAGCGCAATCCCAACCTCTCTCTGATCTCCTTCATCCAGAAGGTGCCCGTCTATTTCAAGGTTACTGTTCCACGCCGCGGGGCGCTGGACATCGCCAAGCGCTACCCATGGATCCGCATTGGTAATCACCACGGCATCAGTGCCGCCTGGGAAATCAGCTTCTCCAGCTCAGGCTTCCCTCTGGCAGTCACGCCAAGCAACCGCGCCGTCATCCGCCCGACGGTCACCTACGTGAAGCCCACCAAGTCCAGCCACAGTTACCACACCAAAGGCATTCTGACTGGTACAGGCTCCCAGGCGTCCCTCACCTCAGTCGGTGAGCGTGTGATCGCTCTCATCAGCGGCTCCTTCATTGAGTAG
- a CDS encoding segregation and condensation protein A: MEDINYKVKLDIFEGPLDLLLYLIKRDEVDIYDISIERITKQYLDYINTFKMLNIDLASEFIVMAANLMYIKSRTLLPKQEQPPEEDAEEEDPRWELIRQLIEYKKFKDAAGFLTRKEIEQEDYFAHVAEKPELPEQDPQPLADANIFDLIRAFQNVLKRFEESNDLGDIVDDRYTVSDKIEMLLDTMKPGARTKFTELFSSASTKAEVIVTFLAILELMKMNQFCVIQNHILGDIEVERNHATSSLYQSSTVKITSDGSGHEE, encoded by the coding sequence GTGGAAGACATCAACTACAAGGTCAAATTAGACATTTTCGAAGGCCCGCTCGATCTGCTGCTCTACTTGATCAAGCGCGATGAGGTGGACATCTATGACATCTCCATCGAGCGTATCACCAAGCAGTACCTCGACTACATCAATACCTTCAAGATGCTCAACATCGACCTGGCCTCCGAATTCATCGTGATGGCCGCCAACCTGATGTACATCAAGTCTCGTACTCTCCTTCCCAAGCAGGAACAACCGCCTGAAGAAGATGCGGAAGAGGAAGATCCACGCTGGGAGCTGATCCGCCAGTTGATCGAATACAAGAAGTTCAAGGATGCCGCCGGCTTCCTGACCCGCAAGGAAATCGAGCAGGAAGACTACTTTGCCCACGTGGCTGAAAAGCCAGAACTACCGGAGCAAGATCCCCAGCCATTGGCCGATGCCAACATCTTCGATCTCATCCGTGCCTTCCAAAACGTCCTAAAACGCTTCGAGGAATCGAATGACCTCGGTGACATCGTGGATGACCGCTACACGGTATCCGACAAAATCGAAATGCTGCTGGATACCATGAAGCCAGGAGCTCGCACCAAGTTTACGGAGCTCTTCTCCTCAGCTTCCACTAAGGCGGAAGTCATCGTCACCTTTCTCGCCATTCTGGAGCTGATGAAGATGAACCAGTTCTGCGTGATACAGAATCACATTCTCGGAGATATCGAGGTGGAGCGGAACCACGCCACCTCGTCTCTCTATCAATCGTCCACGGTGAAAATCACTTCAGACGGCTCGGGTCACGAGGAATAG
- a CDS encoding alanine/glycine:cation symporter family protein yields the protein MIKKNKRILNWLSILLMTFLGMTGIASAKGDISDAIDERMEPVAEVLEKVVFVEIPVTEDIKVPVVLIVLAGTALFLTLYFKFLNIRGIGMAIRTVKGKYTRDDAPGQITHFQALSAALSATVGLGNIAGVGVAIGLGGPGAMVWMIFLGLCGMTTKFCECTLGVKYREFDEHGQTHGGAMYYLSKGFGERGLGGLGKVLAVFFAFMCIGGAIGAGNMFQVNQAHSQFSGAFGLFTEDSGHSIWFGVILAILVGLVIIGGIKSIARVTSLLVPFMCVIYIIAALTIILTHLGDVIPAFKLIFTSAFTGEAVAGGFVGVLIQGVKRAAFSNEAGIGSAPIAHSAVKTDKPASEGLVALLEPFTDTVVVCTMTALVLVITGAWKVDAIAEKDGVQLYETPNAIVRTVSANESLELVKKSEDEKFYQAKFTDEENGKTKEVLAWVNADIVSVSGAEGEGDAWHAKGKVSVSSADVYAKASAEVKPVEVLAEGATMRLMDKSKDGQFLKVYREDGDNLWMKEGSVELIEGIDKTSMAFGEKFEWFPKVLAVAVLLFAFSTMISWSFYGEQAVGYIFGKNNFAAVIVYKVMFCVFVVVGVTASLSNVIRVSDAMLFAMVLPNMIGLYFLLPIVRKELTIYREHMRKIDAGGEK from the coding sequence ATGATTAAGAAGAATAAACGAATACTCAATTGGCTGAGCATCCTGCTCATGACATTTCTTGGGATGACAGGCATAGCCAGTGCGAAGGGCGACATAAGCGATGCCATTGATGAGCGGATGGAGCCAGTGGCTGAAGTACTGGAGAAAGTCGTATTCGTCGAAATCCCGGTCACTGAGGACATTAAAGTGCCAGTCGTGCTGATCGTTCTAGCAGGCACAGCACTCTTCCTGACACTCTACTTCAAGTTTCTGAATATCCGCGGCATTGGCATGGCGATCAGAACCGTGAAAGGAAAGTACACGCGGGATGATGCGCCTGGTCAGATCACTCACTTCCAGGCTCTCTCCGCAGCACTCTCCGCAACGGTAGGTCTGGGTAACATCGCGGGTGTCGGCGTGGCGATTGGTCTTGGTGGACCGGGGGCGATGGTCTGGATGATTTTCCTAGGGCTCTGCGGTATGACCACCAAGTTCTGTGAATGTACGCTTGGTGTGAAATATCGTGAATTCGACGAGCATGGTCAGACCCACGGTGGTGCCATGTACTATCTCAGCAAAGGTTTTGGTGAACGAGGATTAGGCGGCCTAGGTAAAGTGCTAGCCGTCTTTTTTGCCTTCATGTGTATCGGTGGCGCGATCGGTGCTGGTAACATGTTCCAGGTCAATCAGGCTCACTCCCAGTTCTCGGGAGCCTTTGGTCTGTTTACAGAGGATTCAGGCCACAGCATTTGGTTCGGCGTGATATTGGCCATTTTGGTCGGTTTGGTTATCATCGGCGGTATCAAGTCGATTGCACGTGTGACCTCCTTGCTCGTGCCATTCATGTGCGTGATTTACATCATCGCGGCACTCACCATCATCCTGACTCACCTCGGTGATGTCATCCCGGCCTTCAAGTTGATCTTCACCTCAGCGTTTACAGGTGAAGCCGTGGCAGGTGGTTTTGTCGGTGTTCTCATCCAAGGTGTGAAGCGTGCTGCCTTCTCTAACGAAGCTGGTATCGGTTCCGCACCGATTGCTCACTCTGCGGTAAAGACTGACAAGCCTGCGAGTGAAGGCCTTGTCGCATTGCTTGAGCCATTCACGGATACGGTGGTTGTTTGTACCATGACTGCTCTGGTTCTTGTCATCACGGGAGCATGGAAAGTGGATGCGATTGCTGAAAAGGATGGTGTCCAGCTCTATGAGACGCCGAACGCCATCGTGCGTACCGTATCTGCCAATGAATCTCTGGAATTGGTCAAGAAGAGCGAAGACGAAAAATTCTATCAGGCGAAGTTCACTGATGAGGAAAACGGGAAGACCAAAGAAGTTCTTGCTTGGGTGAATGCAGATATCGTGTCTGTGAGCGGAGCTGAAGGTGAAGGCGATGCTTGGCATGCCAAGGGTAAAGTCTCCGTCTCCAGTGCTGATGTCTACGCCAAAGCGAGTGCCGAGGTGAAGCCTGTCGAAGTGCTTGCCGAGGGGGCGACCATGCGCTTGATGGATAAGTCCAAGGATGGCCAGTTCCTCAAGGTCTACCGTGAAGACGGGGACAATCTCTGGATGAAAGAGGGGAGCGTGGAGCTGATCGAGGGGATCGATAAGACATCCATGGCCTTTGGAGAAAAATTCGAGTGGTTCCCGAAAGTCTTGGCTGTAGCAGTTCTTCTCTTTGCCTTCTCCACGATGATTTCCTGGTCCTTCTATGGTGAGCAGGCAGTGGGTTATATCTTCGGTAAGAACAACTTTGCTGCGGTGATTGTTTACAAGGTGATGTTCTGTGTCTTCGTCGTAGTCGGGGTGACAGCGTCCCTGTCGAACGTCATTCGAGTTTCTGATGCCATGCTCTTTGCCATGGTACTTCCAAACATGATCGGCCTCTACTTCTTGCTGCCGATTGTCAGAAAAGAGCTGACCATCTACCGCGAGCACATGCGTAAGATTGATGCAGGAGGAGAGAAGTAA